In Xyrauchen texanus isolate HMW12.3.18 chromosome 27, RBS_HiC_50CHRs, whole genome shotgun sequence, one genomic interval encodes:
- the LOC127620778 gene encoding N-alpha-acetyltransferase 80, protein MFSNNSWFLLKFRVTDIYFSVDPCLWRVCRCDVDCAVVQIEPLHERWDLVEACAELLNTQWQRSMGARMHSLHQSGHNYPVCLLLLKGKRLSQDEKLIGHARLSRILGSHSLFVESVVVCSTLRGKGYGRILMEGVEQYAKARGCTRLCLTTHDKQHFYAHLDFVLSKPVQSVGTLASFVSMEVLHKFCRTAENEDEMKSDAAKLSSKSINNMTQSASSPILPPPPPPPPPPPPLSGSVPPPPPSPAPLSWTPVTQTLEQTPYTDNRGLPIFWMHKDI, encoded by the coding sequence ATGTTTTCCAACAACTCCTGGTTTCTACTCAAATTTAGAGTCACTGACATTTACTTCTCAGTTGACCCCTGCCTTTGGCGTGTGTGCAGGTGCGATGTCGACTGCGCAGTTGTTCAAATCGAACCTCTTCATGAGCGCTGGGACTTAGTGGAGGCATGTGCGGAACTACTGAACACCCAATGGCAACGCAGTATGGGGGCGCGAATGCACTCCCTCCATCAATCGGGCCACAACTATCCTGTGTGTCTCCTCCTACTGAAGGGGAAGAGGCTGAGTCAAGATGAGAAGTTAATCGGCCATGCCCGCTTATCCCGCATACTGGGAAGCCATAGTCTGTTTGTAGAGTCTGTTGTGGTGTGTAGCACACTGCGAGGGAAGGGCTATGGGCGTATCTTGATGGAGGGTGTAGAGCAATATGCAAAGGCACGGGGCTGCACCCGATTGTGCCTAACCACCCATGATAAGCAACACTTCTATGCCCATCTGGATTTTGTGCTGTCCAAACCTGTCCAGAGTGTCGGTACGCTGGCATCCTTCGTGTCTATGGAGGTGCTGCACAAGTTCTGTAGGACTGCGGAGAATGAGGATGAGATGAAGAGTGATGCTGCTAAATTATcttcaaaatcaataaataatatgaCACAGTCTGCATCTTCACCGATTCTGCCtccaccacctcctcctcctcctcctcctcctcctctgtctGGCTCTGTTCCTCCACCACCTCCATCTCCTGCTCCTTTGTCTTGGACTCCAGTTACTCAGACTCTGGAGCAAACACCATACACAGACAACAGAGGGCTGCCTATCTTCTGGATGCACAAGGACATCTGA